Part of the Flavobacteriales bacterium genome, AATATAATTAGGAAAAGTAGAAGTTCCTTAGCCGTTTTAAATGGCGATGAGTCTCAAGATGATTATATAAAATTGGGCAAAGATATATTTCAATACTATGGATTAGGGTGCCGGAATGTTTCTAAAATTCTTGTGCCTCATGATTATAACAGAGATCGTTTCTTTGAAGGAATTGCTAGCTACGAAAATGTAATCAACCACAATAAGTATGGCAATAACTATGATTACAACCGTACAATGTATTTAATGAGTCAAGTTGATTTTTATGATAATGGCTTTTTAATGTTAAAAGAGGATGAAGGATTGTCTTCTCCTATATCTATTCTGTATATAGAGAGGTATAAAGACCAAGAGCATTTAAATGCTATTATAGAAAGGCATGGAGAAGATATTCAATGTATAGTTTCTTCTTCAGGGCAAAATAGTATTGGGTTTGGTGATGCACAAAATCCTTCTCTTGCAGATTACGCAGATGATATGAATACACTTGAGTTTTTAGTATCCTTAACTCCTAAAAGTTAAACTCCATTGCTCCAATATCTGGTGCGGAATCTGACGTTCTTGAGTTACCGTTAATATCTAGAGGGACTAAATTTCCAATTGTAACATCTCCAGCATTATTGACAATGCTTTGTTTGAATGGACTGAAATCTCCGTTTAGATAGTCTGTAAAGATGGGGTGATGTAAAATACCTTCAATTGTTAGATCATCAGGTGTAGAAATTGTGTTTTCAAAATAAGATGTATTGCTAACATCTTCCCTGTTGATGATGCAGTTTTTAAAAGACACTTCAAAGAGTTCACTGTTACTGATGTTGAAAGCTAATTCTTCATCTAGCGAGCCACTTATAATACAATTTCCGAAAGAGATATTGCTCAATGGAAGGTAGATTGATTCAAAGTTATTATTTACAGTCTGATTGGATAGTTGAACCGCGGATGATGTTCTAATGTCTGTTTGCCAAAAGTTAGCAAAAGTGCAATGGTTGAAGTCATGATTTCCACCTATAAGTTTGAGTAAAGATTCGCCGCAATTTGTTATTAATAAATTTGTAGCCAGGTATGAAGAATTTGTTCCGGTAAGTCCGGCGTTTAGCATGTTTTGGATTTTGGTGTTGTTTATTTCTAAACTCGCAGATTTTACATTTATACCATTATTTGCATTTTTGATAATCGCATAATCAATGTGTATACCTGTATTGTTTTCTTCAATTAAAATACCTTCCCATTGGCCAGGGATATTCTGAAAGCTATAATCTAATCTTGTGCCGCCAAGTTTAACCGGATTGCTAAGTGTTCCATTAATATTCAACGACGCATTTTTACTCACCCATAATAATGAAGCCGAAGAAAAATGGAGGACGGCTCCTTCTTCAATTGTAAGCTGGCAAAGCGAATCAACATAAGCGTGTCCGTAAAATACATGTGGTTTTTCATTAGTAAGTACACTATTGCAGTTCTCGAATCGATGTATTTTGGAATGACCCGGCAATGAATAGTTGGGGAGGTGGTAAATAGCATCTTGTCCGTACGCCACTAGTGCAACGTAAGTTTGTTGTGTTCCAGATTCGAATATAATAGAGTCAGATACGATTAGCGGCTGATTAATTCCATTGGGGTCAATGGTTGCTTCTACAAATACATACATACTATCATTTTCTGCAATTTGTAAATCACTTATGTTTGAGGAAGCTATTCCGTCGACGTTTATATTATAATTGGAATTTTCTCCATTTGATAAACGAATGTTTGAAATCGAAATACTTTGATTGGATGTGTTGTAGATTTTAAAGTTTTTAGTTACCGTTCCTCGTGTTGTAAATACGGTGTCGAATAAAACAGTGTCTACCGAGAAAACAAGATAATCTATAGCTTTATCACTGATTATCGTGTCTTTCTTGCAACTTGAAAAGCCTATAACAATAAACAGTATGAGGGCGAAAACGTTTAATCTCAATGAGGTAAATTTGCGTTAAAAGTAAAATTATGGCTAAATACGCTAGCTCTCTTGAAATATTTCATTAAAAGGAAGAAAAATGCATTTGGCAATTGTCTTATATTGCTTACATTTGCAGCCCAAATTTAGATTTAATGAAAAAAGATATACACCCAGAAGAGTACCGATTTATTGTTTTTAAAGACATTTCAAATGATTATAGTTTCTTAACTAGATCGTCTGCTGTAACAAAAGATACTGTAGTATGGGAAGATGGAAAAGAGTACCCATTATATAAACTGGAGATTTCTCATATGACTCATCCTTTTTATACTGGTAAGATCAAATTAATTGATACTGCAGGTAGAGTGGATAGATTCAAGACAAGATTCCAAAAGCAAATGGATAGTGCAACTGAAATTTCTAAAGCTGCAATCGAAGCTAAAATAGCAGATGATGCTAATGCTGGTGATAACAGTGATGCACAGGCTGCCCAGAAAGCTGCAAAAGCGGAAGTAAAGGCTGCGAAAATTGAAAAGAAAAGAGCGCAAAGAGCTGCTGCTAAAAATGCAAAAGAAGAAGAGAAAATAGCGGCTGAGAAAGCAGCTGAAGCAGGAGAACAAGCTCCTGTTGAAGAAAAAGCTAGCGATTCAGCAACAGAGCAAGTGGAATCAGCAGAAGTTGAAACTACTGAAGCTCCAGAGTCTGAAGCACCTGAAGCAACAGAATCTAAAGACGATTCAGTAACTGAAGGAGAAGCTTAGGAAAAACCTTTCATTTTATATTAAATGATTTAAGAGCCCTATCTTTATAGGGCTTTTTTATTGCTATGAACTATATTCTATTCGATTCAGATACAAGAGTTAATCTACTTCCATTGGTTTTTACTAGACCAGTGTCTTCTCTGCGAGTTGGTATTATTACTCTAAAAGAAAAATGGTCAATTCGTATTAGTGGATCCCTTTCTGTGGATGTGGCAGAGTACCTTAAAAGCAAATTTCCAACTATTATTGAGGATGAAAATATCCTAATAGATTCGTCATTAATTGCAAACGATAATTTATTGAAAGCAATAAAAGAGATGCAAACTGATACTGCATTGATTATTGATGGGAAATTAATTGCAGCTAATGTTAGTAAAGTAAACTATGACCAGTGGATTGAGAAAATCAAAGCAGGTGAAGTTGATATGTTTAAGAATACTACAGAGTATTCAGGTGTGGCTGTACTGATTGGTAATAATACCGATGTGTTTTTGCAAAACGGAAATGAAATAAGGGCAGATTATCAAATATTGACCAAAGATAAAACGTCGACAATATTACACTACTCGAATAGAGTGTTGGGTCAAAATGTTTTTATTGAAGAAGGGGTAGACATTAAGTGCGCTACTCTTAACTGTGAGGATGGCCCGATTTACATTGGCAAGAATGCTAAAATAATGGAAGGTACTCTAATTAGAGGCCCTTTTGCTCTTTGTGAAAATTCTGAAGTAAAGATGGGAGCAAAAATATATGGAGACACAACGATAGGACCATCTTGCAAAGTTGGTGGAGAGGTTAGTAATACTGTATTTATTGGGTATTCAAACAAAGGACATGATGGCTATCTTGGGAATTCAGTAATTGGTGAATGGTGTAACATAGGGGCTGATTCAAATACTTCGAATTTAAAAAACACCTACGGTGAAATAAGTACTTGGAGTTATTCTGAAAAAAAGTTTGTTAGTAGTGGGCAAATGTATTTCGGACTTGTTATGGGTGATTACTCGAAATGTGCGATTAATTCTATGTTTAATTCGGGAACTGTTGTAGGGGTTAATTGTAGTATAGTTGAAACGGGATTTATCAATAAAATGACACCTTCTTTTTCTTGGGTTGTTAATGGAGATATGATTAAATATTCATTTGACAAAGCAGTAGAAGTGGCAAAAACG contains:
- a CDS encoding acyl-CoA reductase produces the protein NIIRKSRSSLAVLNGDESQDDYIKLGKDIFQYYGLGCRNVSKILVPHDYNRDRFFEGIASYENVINHNKYGNNYDYNRTMYLMSQVDFYDNGFLMLKEDEGLSSPISILYIERYKDQEHLNAIIERHGEDIQCIVSSSGQNSIGFGDAQNPSLADYADDMNTLEFLVSLTPKS
- a CDS encoding glucose-1-phosphate thymidylyltransferase — protein: MNYILFDSDTRVNLLPLVFTRPVSSLRVGIITLKEKWSIRISGSLSVDVAEYLKSKFPTIIEDENILIDSSLIANDNLLKAIKEMQTDTALIIDGKLIAANVSKVNYDQWIEKIKAGEVDMFKNTTEYSGVAVLIGNNTDVFLQNGNEIRADYQILTKDKTSTILHYSNRVLGQNVFIEEGVDIKCATLNCEDGPIYIGKNAKIMEGTLIRGPFALCENSEVKMGAKIYGDTTIGPSCKVGGEVSNTVFIGYSNKGHDGYLGNSVIGEWCNIGADSNTSNLKNTYGEISTWSYSEKKFVSSGQMYFGLVMGDYSKCAINSMFNSGTVVGVNCSIVETGFINKMTPSFSWVVNGDMIKYSFDKAVEVAKTVALRRNISLSDQDVEILRHISEQSDNE
- a CDS encoding type B 50S ribosomal protein L31, with product MKKDIHPEEYRFIVFKDISNDYSFLTRSSAVTKDTVVWEDGKEYPLYKLEISHMTHPFYTGKIKLIDTAGRVDRFKTRFQKQMDSATEISKAAIEAKIADDANAGDNSDAQAAQKAAKAEVKAAKIEKKRAQRAAAKNAKEEEKIAAEKAAEAGEQAPVEEKASDSATEQVESAEVETTEAPESEAPEATESKDDSVTEGEA